GCTGCTGAGCCGCACGCTGACCACCGTGGACGCCAAGCCGATTGCCGCCATCATGACACGGACCCAAGGCGCCAGCGGCATCGACTGGGGCGTGCTGGCGGCGGCGGGCATCCTGACCGTCGTGCCGGGGGCCTTGGTCATCTATTTCGTGCGCAACTACATCGCCAAGGGCTTTGCCCTGGGCCGGGTTTAAGAGGAGAGCCGACACATGGACTGGATGGCTTGGACATGGCCGACCGCGATCTTCTTTATGGTCATCGCGTCGCTGCTGGTCACCTTTACGGTGCTGGCGATCAAATTCCCCGAAACGCCGCGCCGCGGCGTGCTGGGGATGGAAACCACGCGCGGGGACCGTTTGTTTATCACGCTTCTGGGCAGTGCCTTTATCAACCTCGGCTGGCTGGGGTTGGTGGGGGCAGCGCAGCCCTATGCGATGATTGTCTGTCTGATCTACGCCGCAGCGGTGTTTCGCTGGGTGTAAGTGATGGGCGCAGGGGCATGTGGGGCCCTGCGACCACGTTAATTTCCACATTCATAAGGGAGGAAACATTATGAATTTATCACTGAAATCCTCAACGGCCGTGGTCGTTGCGCTGGGACTGCTTGGCAGCCCGGCCTTTGCCGACATGGAGGCCGCCAAGGCGTTCCTCGATGCCGAGATCGGCGATGTCTCGACCCTGTCGCGCGCCGATCAGGAAGCCGAGATGCAGTTCTTTGTCGACGCTGCCAAGCCCTATGAGGGCATGGAGATCAAGGTCGTCTCGGAAACCATCACCACGCATGAATACGAAAGCCAGGTGCTGGCGCCTGCCTTCACCGCGATCACCGGCATCAAGGTCACCCATGACCTGATCGGCGAAGGCGACGTTGTCGAAAAGCTGCAAACACAAATGCAGTCTGGCGAAAACATCTATGACGCCTATATCAACGACAGCGACCTGATCGGCACCCACTGGCGCTACAAGCAGGTGCGCAACCTGACCGACTGGATGGCGAACGAAGGCAAGGACGTGACCCTGCCCACGCTGGATCTGGACGATTTCATCGGCACGTCGTTCACCACCGGCCCCGATGGCAAGCTGTACCAGCTGCCGACCCAGCAGTTCGCGAACCTCTATTGGTTCCGCTATGACTGGTTCAACGACGAAAAGAACATGGCCGATTTCAAAGAGAAATACGGCTATGATCTGGGCGTTCCGGTCAACTGGTCGGCCTATGAGGACATTGCCGAATTCTTCACCGGTCGTGACCTCAGCCACATGGATGTCTCGGGCGAAGTCTTTGGCAACATGGACTACGGCAAGAAAGACCCCAGCCTGGGCTGGCGTTACACCGATGCGTGGATGTCGATGGCCGGCATGGGCGATGTGGGTGAACCAAACGGTCTGCCCGTCGATGAATGGGGCATTCGCGTCAACGAACAATCCCAGCCCACAGGCTCGTGCGTGACACGCGGCGGTGCCACCAACTCGCCCGCTGCCGTCTATGCGGTGACCAAGGCAATCGAATGGCTGCAAAAATACTCGCCACCCGCCGCGGCCGGCATGACCTTCTCCGAAGCGGGCCCGATCCCCGCGCAGGGCAACGTCGCGCAACAGATGTTCTGGTACACCGCCTTTACCGCCGACACGGTGAAACCCGGTCTGCCCGTGATGAACGAAGACGGCACGCCCAAATGGCGCATGGCCCCTTCGCCCCACGGTGCCTATTGGAAAGAGGGCCAGAAGATCGGCTATCAGGACGCAGGCAGCTGGACGCTGATGGAATCGACCCCCGTGGACCGCGCACAGGCCGCTTGGCTTTATGCACAGTTCGTGGTGTCGAAAACGGTTGATCTCAAGAAATCGGATGTGGGCCTGACCTTTATCCGTGAATCGACCATCGACAGCGAACACTTCACCGAGCGCGCACCGCGTCTGGGTGGTTTGGTCGAATTCTACCGCTCGCCCGCGCGTGTGGCATGGTCGCCAACGGGTACAAACGTGCCGGATTACCCCAAGCTGGCCCAACTGTGGTGGCAGAACATCGGCGACGCCATGTCCGGTGCGAAAACACCCCAGCAGGCTTTGGATGCGCTTTGCGCCGATCAGGAAAAAGTGCTTCAGCGTCTGGAACGTGCCGGCGTGCAGGGCGATCTTGGTCCCAAGCTGAACCCGGAGGAAAGCGCCGAATACTGGTTCGAACAGCCCGGTGCACCTTATCCCAAGCTGGCAAACGAGGACGAAGAGCCCAAGACCGTCGCTTATGACGAGCTGATCAAATCCTGGGAATAATCCCTGATTGCATGATACTGCGGGGGGCCATATCTGGCCCCCCGTTTGCCCATTTGATCCAGAGCGTGTGACTGCAATGAAATACATCCTGTCGATCGACCAAGGCACCACATCCAGCCGTGCCATCCTGTTTGACGAAACCCTGAACCTCAAAGCGACCTCGCAAGAGGAATTCCCCCAGATTTTCCCCAAATCCGGCTGGGTCGAACACGATCCCTCCGACTTGTGGAGCACCACCGCAGGCACCTGCCGCGCCGTGATCGAACGCGCAGGCATTGACGCGCAGGACATCATTTCCATCGGTATCACCAACCAGCGCGAAACCACTGTTGTGTGGGACAAGAAGACTGGCAAGCCGGTCTATAACGCGATTGTCTGGCAGGACCGGCGCACCGCCGATTTCTGCAAATCCCTGCGTGATGCGGGCCACGCCGACATGGTGGCCGACCGCACCGGCCTGCTGCTGGACCCGTATTTTTCCGCGACCAAGGTCAAATGGATCCTCGACAACGTCGACGGCGCGCGCGCCGCCGCACAGGCGGGCGATCTGCTGTTCGGCACTGTCGATTGCTATCTGATCTGGAAGCTGACAGGCGGCGAGGTGCACGCCACCGACGCCACCAACGCCGCGCGCACCATGCTCTATGACATCCGCAAGGGACGCTGGAGCCAGACCATCTGTGACCTGATGGGCGTGCCCATGTCGATGCTGCCGGATGTGCGTGACAGCGCCGCCGATTTCGGCACCACCCGCGCCGATCTGTTTGGCCGCCCGATCCCCATTCTGGGCGTGGCGGGCGACCAGCAGGCCGCGACCATCGGTCAGGCGTGTTTTGAACCCGGCATGATGAAATCGACCTATGGCACCGGCTGCTTTGCCTTGCTGAACACGGGCGACACGCCGGTACGCTCGAACAACCGGTTGCTGACGACGATTGCCTATCAACTGGACGGCAAGCCGACCTATGCGCTGGAAGGGTCGATTTTTGTGGCCGGCGCCGTGGTGCAATGGCTGCGCGACGGGCTGAAGATCATCCGCGAGGCGTCGCAGACGCAACCGCTGGCCGAAAACGCCGACCCCGCGCAGGACGTGATCCTTGTGCCCGCCTTTACCGGCCTTGGCGCGCCCTACTGGAACCCCGATTGCCGTGGCGCGATCTTTGGCCTGTCGCGCAATTCCGGCCCCGAGGAGCTGGCCAAGGCGGCGCTGGAAAGCGTTGGCTACCAGACCCGCGATCTTCTCGAAGCGATGTATGCCGACTGGGCCGATGATACGGGCCGTGGGGTGCTGCGCGTTGACGGCGGGATGAGCGCGTCGGATTGGGCGATGCAATTCCTGTCGGACATCATCGGCGCACCGGTGGACCGGCCCAGGGTTCTGGAAACCACCGCCTTGGGCGCTGCGTGGCTGGCCGGTATGCAGGCCGACGCGCTGCCCGATCAAAAGGCATTCGGCCGGCAATGGGCGCTGGACCGACAGTTCACGCCAACACTGTGCGAAGAGGCCCGCGCCACCAAATACGCGAATTGGAAACGCGCCGTCGACAGCACGCTGCGGTATTGACGCGATGACGCCCTTTGCCATCGACTGCCCTGTGCAGATTGCCTTTGGCGCGGGCAGCGCTGCCAGGTTGCCGGATCTTGTACATAATCCAGTGGTTTTTGTACAAGGTGCCAGCGGCGCGGCCTCTGATCCGGTGTTGCAGATGCTGGGCGATGTGGCCTGTGTGATCCGCTGCACGGGCGAACCCTCGGTGGACAGCATCAACGCGGCCCTCGATGCGCTGGAGGGCATTGCTGTTGGCACG
This Pseudosulfitobacter sp. DSM 107133 DNA region includes the following protein-coding sequences:
- a CDS encoding DUF2160 domain-containing protein yields the protein MDWMAWTWPTAIFFMVIASLLVTFTVLAIKFPETPRRGVLGMETTRGDRLFITLLGSAFINLGWLGLVGAAQPYAMIVCLIYAAAVFRWV
- a CDS encoding ABC transporter substrate-binding protein, coding for MNLSLKSSTAVVVALGLLGSPAFADMEAAKAFLDAEIGDVSTLSRADQEAEMQFFVDAAKPYEGMEIKVVSETITTHEYESQVLAPAFTAITGIKVTHDLIGEGDVVEKLQTQMQSGENIYDAYINDSDLIGTHWRYKQVRNLTDWMANEGKDVTLPTLDLDDFIGTSFTTGPDGKLYQLPTQQFANLYWFRYDWFNDEKNMADFKEKYGYDLGVPVNWSAYEDIAEFFTGRDLSHMDVSGEVFGNMDYGKKDPSLGWRYTDAWMSMAGMGDVGEPNGLPVDEWGIRVNEQSQPTGSCVTRGGATNSPAAVYAVTKAIEWLQKYSPPAAAGMTFSEAGPIPAQGNVAQQMFWYTAFTADTVKPGLPVMNEDGTPKWRMAPSPHGAYWKEGQKIGYQDAGSWTLMESTPVDRAQAAWLYAQFVVSKTVDLKKSDVGLTFIRESTIDSEHFTERAPRLGGLVEFYRSPARVAWSPTGTNVPDYPKLAQLWWQNIGDAMSGAKTPQQALDALCADQEKVLQRLERAGVQGDLGPKLNPEESAEYWFEQPGAPYPKLANEDEEPKTVAYDELIKSWE
- the glpK gene encoding glycerol kinase GlpK, whose translation is MKYILSIDQGTTSSRAILFDETLNLKATSQEEFPQIFPKSGWVEHDPSDLWSTTAGTCRAVIERAGIDAQDIISIGITNQRETTVVWDKKTGKPVYNAIVWQDRRTADFCKSLRDAGHADMVADRTGLLLDPYFSATKVKWILDNVDGARAAAQAGDLLFGTVDCYLIWKLTGGEVHATDATNAARTMLYDIRKGRWSQTICDLMGVPMSMLPDVRDSAADFGTTRADLFGRPIPILGVAGDQQAATIGQACFEPGMMKSTYGTGCFALLNTGDTPVRSNNRLLTTIAYQLDGKPTYALEGSIFVAGAVVQWLRDGLKIIREASQTQPLAENADPAQDVILVPAFTGLGAPYWNPDCRGAIFGLSRNSGPEELAKAALESVGYQTRDLLEAMYADWADDTGRGVLRVDGGMSASDWAMQFLSDIIGAPVDRPRVLETTALGAAWLAGMQADALPDQKAFGRQWALDRQFTPTLCEEARATKYANWKRAVDSTLRY